CGTTTCTCCAGCCTCCCTGCGCGTGCTCGGGTGGCCCCCGGAGAGTTTGGTCGGAGGAAACGCTCTCGCCGGGCTCAACCCGGAGGATAGGGCTGCGGTCGAAGGTGTCGTTGCAGCGCTAAAGACCGGAGAGCGAGAGGAGGCGATGATCGCCTACCGCACTCGGCACCGCAACACCGGGACCGTATGGCTTGAATCCTCCCTTTCCGTAACGCGCGACCCAAAGACCGGCCGTGTCGATGGTGTCGTGGCTATCTCGCGCGACGTAACGGAGCACAAGCAACTGGAGGGCCACCTCTCACGTCTCGCGACGCTGGACAGCTTGACCGGCCTTGCCAACCGTCGCTTTCTCGATGACCGGGCGGAACGCGAGCTGGCGATAGCTCGACAGAGCCGAAGCGATGTTAGCCTTCTGCTGATCGACGCTGATCACTTCAAAGCCTTCAACGATCATTACGGCCATCTAGCCGGCGACAATTGCCTTCAACAGATCGCGGCGGTGATCCAGAGCCACGCCACACG
The Phreatobacter oligotrophus DNA segment above includes these coding regions:
- a CDS encoding GGDEF domain-containing protein; translated protein: MLRELTLRQRLLAIVSSREAEFRLLAEASNDMVSRIAFDGTLTYVSPASLRVLGWPPESLVGGNALAGLNPEDRAAVEGVVAALKTGEREEAMIAYRTRHRNTGTVWLESSLSVTRDPKTGRVDGVVAISRDVTEHKQLEGHLSRLATLDSLTGLANRRFLDDRAERELAIARQSRSDVSLLLIDADHFKAFNDHYGHLAGDNCLQQIAAVIQSHATRPSDLAARYGGEEFALLLAETNLAGARVVAERIRSAVQELSIPHVGNSAAPVVTISIGIATAGSQAGWPSLKGLIAQADETLYRAKSDGRNCVGNDLPLHEAPPIQPGQAPPPTAPASQADQTAPR